One region of Deltaproteobacteria bacterium genomic DNA includes:
- a CDS encoding glycosyltransferase family 9 protein gives MGVRFELKTIKCYSFVLLMSIKSFDPISTVSTSKRACVIFPGALGDFVCFLPALHALRRDWEIDFFARSEFADIVPSGVSVRSLECAEISRLFIDDAAPVSAQAKFFGDYAAVYSWLGSQQPVFVRRLQADSAERAKLFPFRPSALIEHQADYYLRCLDLPSSHDSVPSIELRAEAIEWCDNFRRQHLLDHRAVLALAPGSGAREKNWPEHSFLAVAEWWREATGGAVVLLVGPVESERGGIDRLRQQCLVAADLSLAQLAALISCSDAYLGNDSGVTHLAAAIGVPTFALFGPSDGRQWAPRGKQVVVISREIACSPCTDALMKSCPHHACLTELTADRAIGAMKLTIAPTTLTRVGAGITV, from the coding sequence ATGGGTGTGAGATTCGAATTGAAGACGATCAAATGCTATAGTTTCGTTCTGTTAATGTCAATAAAATCGTTCGATCCCATCTCGACCGTTTCCACTTCTAAGCGCGCTTGCGTGATTTTTCCCGGCGCGCTCGGCGACTTCGTCTGTTTCTTGCCGGCGCTGCACGCCTTGCGGCGCGATTGGGAAATTGATTTCTTCGCTCGAAGCGAGTTTGCCGACATCGTTCCATCAGGAGTATCGGTTCGCAGTTTGGAATGCGCCGAGATTAGCCGCCTATTCATCGACGACGCAGCGCCAGTTTCAGCACAGGCAAAATTTTTTGGCGACTACGCGGCGGTTTATTCATGGCTCGGCAGTCAACAGCCGGTGTTTGTCCGGCGCTTGCAAGCGGACTCTGCCGAGCGGGCTAAACTTTTTCCGTTTCGTCCATCGGCACTTATCGAACATCAAGCCGACTATTATTTGCGCTGTCTCGACTTGCCGTCCAGCCACGATTCTGTTCCCAGTATCGAGCTTCGCGCCGAGGCGATCGAGTGGTGCGATAATTTTCGCCGGCAACATTTGTTGGATCACCGGGCGGTTCTGGCGCTGGCACCGGGCAGCGGCGCGCGGGAGAAAAATTGGCCGGAACACTCGTTTCTCGCCGTGGCCGAGTGGTGGCGTGAAGCCACTGGCGGCGCGGTAGTCTTACTCGTGGGCCCTGTGGAATCCGAAAGAGGCGGCATCGACCGGCTCCGCCAGCAGTGTCTTGTCGCCGCCGATTTGAGTTTGGCGCAGCTTGCGGCGTTGATCAGCTGCAGCGACGCCTATCTCGGCAACGACAGCGGTGTGACCCATTTGGCCGCCGCTATTGGTGTGCCGACCTTCGCCCTGTTCGGTCCAAGCGATGGGCGCCAATGGGCGCCGCGCGGTAAACAGGTCGTCGTCATCAGCCGGGAAATCGCCTGTTCGCCATGCACGGATGCGCTGATGAAAAGTTGTCCGCACCATGCCTGTTTGACCGAACTTACCGCCGATCGCGCGATCGGCGCCATGAAACTAACGATAGCGCCCACGACCTTGACAAGGGTAGGGGCAGGGATTACAGTTTGA
- a CDS encoding DUF1844 domain-containing protein: MASEEKQEGKGFTVQDHRRFAPETGAERPEAASQPEAAAQTAQPNDARPAQEAQQEALPEINFSTFVISLSTQALMHLGEIANPLSGKVEADVPVAKQMIDILGMLKDKTASNLTANEDRLLQDILYDLRMRYVEAVKKR, translated from the coding sequence ATGGCCAGCGAAGAGAAACAAGAAGGCAAAGGATTCACGGTTCAAGATCATCGGCGTTTCGCCCCGGAGACGGGAGCAGAGCGTCCGGAAGCTGCCAGTCAGCCCGAGGCCGCTGCTCAAACGGCTCAGCCGAATGACGCTCGGCCGGCCCAAGAAGCGCAACAAGAAGCGCTGCCGGAAATTAACTTTTCGACCTTCGTGATTAGCCTGAGCACTCAGGCGCTCATGCATCTCGGTGAAATCGCCAATCCGCTCAGCGGCAAAGTCGAGGCCGATGTGCCGGTGGCGAAACAGATGATCGATATTTTGGGCATGCTCAAGGACAAGACCGCTAGCAATTTAACCGCTAATGAAGACCGCTTGCTACAAGATATTCTCTACGATTTGCGCATGAGATATGTCGAAGCCGTGAAAAAACGCTAG
- a CDS encoding DegQ family serine endoprotease gives MSLKKVWDGKVSLKSVSLVAVVSLMIGLGISGSLDWLSPSRAVNFMGDAGNGDSRLSGGLPDFVSLAKKLKPVVVNISTTQASEGRGGSQEFSNPFGGGEEDHFNDFWKRFFGGPERRGPQQRQQRSLGSGFIIDSDGSILTNNHVVENASKIVVKLAGDEQDYEAKVIGRDAKTDIAVIKINVKTNLVAANLGDSERLEVGEWVMAIGNPFGLDGTVTSGIVSAKGRHNITQGPYDNFIQTDASINPGNSGGPLINLRGEVIGINTAIVSRSGGNIGIGFAIPINLVKELLPQLRGKGKVTRGYLGVLIQKVTPEIAESLGMEKGYGALVANVAKDGPAEKAGVKVGDVIVEFDGNPVKDSGDLPIIVARTAVEKKARMKVLRDKKEIVLNVAVGELKDEEVVAAVPEKGELGLTVQRLTPQMAESLGLEKSDGVVVSAIEPGSAAEESGIRRGDVILEVDRKAVRTLDEYKKAVAGVRKGPSVLFLVRRGESTLFLAVKPRR, from the coding sequence ATGAGTTTGAAGAAAGTCTGGGATGGCAAAGTGAGTTTGAAGAGCGTGAGTCTGGTGGCGGTGGTCTCTTTGATGATCGGTCTCGGCATTAGCGGCAGCTTGGATTGGCTGTCGCCGAGCCGCGCGGTCAATTTTATGGGCGATGCCGGCAACGGCGATTCGCGGCTGTCCGGCGGTTTGCCGGATTTCGTCAGTCTCGCCAAAAAACTCAAGCCCGTGGTGGTCAACATTTCGACCACGCAAGCGAGCGAAGGGCGCGGCGGCTCCCAGGAATTCTCCAATCCCTTCGGCGGCGGCGAGGAAGATCATTTCAACGATTTTTGGAAACGTTTCTTCGGCGGACCGGAGCGGCGCGGTCCCCAGCAACGTCAACAACGGAGCCTCGGCTCGGGTTTTATCATCGACTCCGACGGCTCGATCTTGACCAACAATCACGTCGTCGAGAACGCCAGTAAGATCGTCGTCAAGTTGGCGGGTGACGAACAGGACTACGAAGCCAAAGTCATCGGCCGGGATGCCAAGACTGACATCGCGGTGATCAAAATCAACGTCAAGACCAATCTGGTCGCCGCCAACTTGGGTGACTCGGAGCGGCTCGAAGTCGGCGAATGGGTGATGGCGATCGGTAATCCCTTCGGCTTGGATGGCACCGTAACTTCGGGCATCGTCAGCGCCAAAGGGCGCCACAACATCACCCAGGGACCCTATGACAATTTCATTCAGACCGATGCTTCGATCAATCCCGGCAACTCCGGTGGGCCGCTGATCAATTTGCGCGGCGAAGTGATCGGCATCAACACGGCGATCGTCAGCCGCTCTGGCGGCAACATTGGCATCGGCTTCGCGATCCCGATCAATCTAGTCAAAGAGCTGCTGCCGCAGCTGCGCGGCAAAGGCAAGGTTACTCGAGGCTACCTCGGCGTGTTGATCCAAAAAGTAACTCCGGAAATCGCCGAAAGCCTGGGCATGGAAAAAGGCTACGGCGCTTTGGTCGCCAACGTGGCGAAGGATGGGCCGGCGGAAAAGGCCGGCGTCAAAGTCGGCGATGTGATCGTGGAGTTCGACGGCAATCCGGTTAAAGATTCCGGCGATCTGCCGATCATCGTCGCACGCACGGCGGTGGAGAAAAAGGCGCGCATGAAAGTGCTGCGCGACAAAAAAGAAATCGTTCTCAACGTCGCGGTCGGTGAACTTAAGGACGAAGAGGTGGTCGCCGCGGTGCCGGAAAAAGGCGAGCTCGGTCTCACCGTACAGCGCTTGACGCCGCAAATGGCGGAGAGCTTAGGCTTGGAAAAATCCGATGGCGTGGTGGTCTCAGCGATCGAACCGGGCAGCGCCGCCGAGGAATCCGGCATTCGCCGCGGTGACGTGATCTTGGAAGTCGACCGCAAAGCGGTACGCACTCTCGATGAATACAAGAAAGCGGTCGCCGGCGTTCGCAAGGGGCCGAGCGTTTTGTTCTTGGTGCGGCGCGGCGAAAGCACGCTGTTCCTCGCCGTTAAGC